The following nucleotide sequence is from Ignavibacteriales bacterium.
TCTACTCCATCCCAGTCATGGTATTCTTCTCTAGCCTCTGAAAGTGGAATTAAGGTCTTGCATGTTGAACACTGACCGTATCGATCAGTTTTATTATTATCATATAAAGATTTGTTTTGTCTCTTTTCTCTGACGCCGATGGTCATTTTTCTTGTATCTTTATTATCTAGTTTCTCTAACGCATATTTAGCAGCATCTTTAATTTCGTAGGAGAAGTCTGGATTGTTTGCTGCCTTTAATAAAGCTTTTCTGGCACGTTGATCTCCAATTTCACCAAGGGCCTTTGCAGCATACTTTAACACAAATTCATGCCCCGTTTCCAGAGTCATTATAAGATAATCAACAGCAGCACTTCCATAATTAATAACGTCGGATAATGCGGTTTTCCAGGAGCCTTCTATTAATCTGCCGTCAAGATTTAACACAGCTAAAAGAACCTTTTGCATTTCGTTTTCCGGCTTCCATCCAAGTTCTAATAATGATTTTGCAGCCGCATGACGAATATTAAATCCTTCATTGTCATTTACTAAAACCTTAATGAGTGAATTTTTGGC
It contains:
- a CDS encoding HEAT repeat domain-containing protein, giving the protein MFLKKYFLQLKIKKQLKELIREREAIQYGTNIFDLRIEALAKFGEFVIEPVVEILRSKNGNVQDVGSEILGALNNSLVNKLFSYLNDPDPYVREGIINALSSIKDKQAVPYIIKCLEDPDKHVRWNAAYHLGKFSDNSAKNSLIKVLVNDNEGFNIRHAAAKSLLELGWKPENEMQKVLLAVLNLDGRLIEGSWKTALSDVINYGSAAVDYLIMTLETGHEFVLKYAAKALGEIGDQRARKALLKAANNPDFSYEIKDAAKYALEKLDNKDTRKMTIGVREKRQNKSLYDNNKTDRYGQCSTCKTLIPLSEAREEYHDWDGVDAYTYYCKKCFNLGNYYRGQLLDNFGEKLVDQYS